In Acidobacteriota bacterium, one DNA window encodes the following:
- a CDS encoding enoyl-CoA hydratase/isomerase family protein, producing the protein MTTLTTIPLDGGAIELRLDSPDGLNRLSLELLEKIAAASARNPQAGRFVLTGNARCFSAGADLAVITVLDGPAAYRFAHRGQAALNAIERSPVPFVAAIEGACLGGGLDLALACHARICGPQAYFGHHGARLGLVTGWGGTQRLPRLIGSARTLAHLLAAEGWTADAALAAGLVAGVCPPAALLNAAVSAPLPRISPSCDRD; encoded by the coding sequence CTGACCACCCTCACAACCATCCCGCTCGATGGCGGCGCAATCGAACTGCGGCTGGACTCACCCGATGGTCTGAACCGGCTGTCGCTGGAATTGCTGGAGAAGATCGCCGCCGCGAGCGCACGGAATCCACAGGCTGGCCGCTTCGTCCTGACGGGTAATGCGCGCTGCTTTTCTGCCGGCGCCGACCTGGCGGTGATTACCGTGCTCGATGGGCCGGCTGCCTACCGGTTCGCCCACCGCGGGCAGGCGGCGCTGAACGCCATCGAGCGCTCGCCGGTTCCGTTTGTGGCCGCGATAGAAGGCGCCTGCCTCGGCGGCGGACTCGATCTCGCGTTGGCTTGCCATGCCCGCATCTGCGGGCCGCAGGCTTACTTTGGGCATCACGGCGCCCGGCTGGGACTGGTCACCGGCTGGGGTGGCACGCAACGGCTGCCGCGCCTCATCGGCTCTGCGCGCACGCTGGCGCACTTGCTGGCCGCCGAGGGCTGGACGGCGGATGCGGCCCTCGCCGCGGGTCTGGTTGCTGGGGTGTGTCCACCGGCAGCGCTGCTTAACGCAGCAGTTTCAGCCCCGCTGCCTCGTATTTCGCCATCATGCGATCGGGACTGA
- a CDS encoding cobalamin B12-binding domain-containing protein, translating to MPDPRRIRILVAKPGLDGHDRGAKVVARGLRDAGMEVIYTGLRQTPAMIVNAALQEDVDCIGLSILSGAHNAIVPELMEEMRKQHMEGVLVVLGGIVPESDIAELKKAGVAAVFPPGSRMSEIADFIRAHVPERPALVS from the coding sequence ATGCCTGATCCTCGCCGTATCCGAATTCTTGTTGCCAAGCCTGGCCTCGACGGCCACGACCGCGGCGCCAAAGTCGTCGCCCGCGGCCTGCGCGATGCCGGCATGGAGGTCATCTACACCGGCCTGCGGCAGACGCCGGCGATGATCGTCAACGCGGCGCTGCAGGAAGATGTCGACTGCATCGGATTGTCGATCCTGAGCGGCGCGCACAACGCCATCGTGCCCGAGCTGATGGAGGAAATGCGCAAGCAGCACATGGAAGGCGTGCTGGTGGTGCTGGGCGGCATTGTGCCGGAGAGCGATATTGCCGAGCTGAAAAAGGCCGGCGTGGCGGCAGTGTTTCCGCCCGGCAGCCGGATGAGCGAGATCGCCGATTTTATCCGCGCGCACGTGCCGGAACGGCCGGCGCTGGTGTCCTGA
- a CDS encoding dihydrodipicolinate reductase has translation MDLLLLGYGKMNRLVEEVARERGHKVAGKVDAGDPFPAGWAAGLVAIDFSVPGAVLEHVERCMAAGVPLVIGTTGWLAQLERVRALAEASPAGIVYGANFSIGVQALYRAVAAAAAALPASYEAFVWEAHHRAKQDAPSGTALHLAGLLRTGGHDSGAIASTRAGSIPGTHTVGFDSPEDTLSLTHTARSRRGFAAGALVAAEWILGKRGLHEFSEVI, from the coding sequence ATGGATCTGCTGCTGCTCGGCTACGGCAAAATGAACCGGCTGGTGGAGGAAGTGGCGCGCGAGCGCGGCCATAAGGTTGCGGGCAAAGTGGATGCGGGCGATCCGTTTCCGGCGGGCTGGGCGGCGGGGCTGGTGGCCATTGACTTCAGCGTGCCGGGGGCGGTGCTGGAGCATGTCGAGAGATGCATGGCGGCGGGCGTTCCGCTGGTGATCGGCACGACCGGCTGGCTCGCACAGCTCGAGCGGGTACGCGCGCTGGCGGAGGCGTCGCCGGCTGGGATCGTCTATGGCGCCAACTTCTCGATTGGGGTGCAGGCGCTGTATCGCGCCGTTGCCGCGGCTGCGGCAGCGCTGCCCGCCAGTTACGAGGCCTTCGTTTGGGAGGCGCATCACCGCGCCAAACAGGACGCGCCTTCGGGTACGGCGCTGCACCTTGCCGGTCTGTTGCGCACGGGGGGTCACGATTCCGGCGCCATCGCGAGCACGCGCGCCGGTTCGATTCCGGGTACGCACACGGTAGGCTTTGACTCACCCGAAGATACGCTATCGCTTACTCACACCGCCCGCTCGCGGCGCGGCTTCGCCGCCGGCGCCCTGGTGGCCGCAGAATGGATTCTGGGCAAGCGGGGGCTGCACGAATTCAGCGAGGTTATTTAG
- the tldD gene encoding metalloprotease TldD has product MSNAPTDFFARHYGVSPTDLERYLAAALARGGDFADLYFEHQASSSLRLEEGIIKSASQGISLGVGVRVLSGERTGYAYTDDLSPEKILRAAATAAHIASGATATHIVGLSDTPPGRNLYPVAAAAAGDTGMLGKLALVRRAERAAREHDARIVQVQVGYADELRQILVVASDGRCSADAQPMARLSVLALARENGVTEKGHSGGGGRVALEFFDEVLTPEALGEQAAREAVQQLAARPCPAGEMEVVLGPGWPGILLHEAIGHGLEADFNRKKTSAFSGLLGQRVASEKCTVVDNGTLPGRRGSLNMDDEGAPTHCTTLIENGILKNYMQDELSARLTGAASTGNGRRESYAHMPMPRMTNTYMLAGNDEPADIIRSVRRGLYAVNFGGGQVDITNGKFVFSASESYLIEDGKITAPVKGATLIGNGPDVLTRVSMVGNDLKLDQGIGTCGKDGQSVPVGVGIPTLKVDRLTVGGTQ; this is encoded by the coding sequence ATGTCGAATGCACCCACCGATTTCTTTGCCCGCCACTACGGCGTAAGCCCGACCGACCTCGAACGCTATCTGGCGGCGGCGCTGGCGCGTGGCGGTGATTTTGCCGATCTGTACTTCGAACACCAGGCCAGCTCGTCGCTGCGGCTGGAGGAAGGCATCATCAAGTCGGCCAGCCAGGGGATTTCGCTGGGGGTGGGTGTGCGGGTGCTTTCCGGCGAGCGTACCGGTTACGCCTACACCGACGATCTATCGCCGGAGAAAATCCTTAGAGCTGCAGCCACCGCGGCGCACATTGCCAGCGGCGCGACGGCCACGCACATCGTCGGCTTGAGCGATACGCCGCCGGGCAGAAATCTCTATCCGGTGGCTGCGGCCGCCGCCGGGGATACGGGCATGCTGGGCAAGCTGGCGCTGGTGCGCCGGGCCGAGCGCGCCGCGCGCGAGCATGATGCGCGCATCGTGCAGGTGCAGGTGGGCTACGCCGATGAGTTGCGGCAGATTCTGGTGGTTGCCTCCGACGGCCGCTGCTCGGCCGATGCGCAGCCGATGGCGCGGCTGAGCGTACTCGCGCTGGCGCGGGAAAACGGCGTTACCGAAAAGGGTCATTCCGGCGGCGGCGGGCGGGTGGCGCTGGAGTTCTTCGATGAGGTGCTGACGCCGGAAGCGCTGGGCGAGCAGGCGGCGCGGGAGGCGGTGCAGCAATTAGCGGCGCGGCCCTGTCCGGCAGGCGAGATGGAAGTGGTCCTCGGCCCGGGCTGGCCCGGGATTTTATTGCACGAGGCGATTGGGCATGGCCTGGAAGCCGATTTCAACCGGAAAAAGACCAGCGCCTTCAGCGGCTTGTTGGGACAGCGGGTGGCCAGCGAAAAATGCACCGTCGTCGATAACGGCACGCTGCCGGGGCGGCGCGGTTCGCTCAATATGGATGACGAAGGCGCGCCCACGCACTGCACCACGCTTATTGAAAACGGCATCCTCAAGAACTACATGCAGGATGAGCTTTCCGCCCGGCTCACCGGCGCGGCCTCGACCGGCAACGGCCGCCGCGAGAGCTACGCTCACATGCCCATGCCACGGATGACGAATACCTATATGCTGGCCGGAAATGACGAGCCGGCCGACATTATCCGCAGCGTGCGCCGCGGTCTGTACGCGGTGAACTTTGGCGGCGGGCAGGTGGACATTACGAATGGCAAGTTTGTGTTCTCGGCGTCGGAGAGCTACTTGATCGAAGACGGGAAAATCACCGCGCCGGTGAAAGGCGCCACGCTCATCGGCAACGGCCCGGACGTGCTTACCCGCGTCTCGATGGTCGGCAACGACCTCAAGCTGGACCAAGGCATTGGAACCTGCGGGAAGGATGGACAATCGGTTCCGGTAGGTGTGGGCATTCCGACCTTGAAGGTGGACCGGCTGACGGTTGGTGGCACGCAGTGA
- a CDS encoding TldD/PmbA family protein gives MKDLAERVVAEAARRGATAAECVIRYGRELSVNVRLGEVESIKQAEGKALGIRIFKGQQAGVTHSSDLAWPAVSAMLDAALAIAEASSPDPFAGLPRAEDLGRREGDLQLYDPAVLAVTADEALDLARRAERAALACDARLTNSNGASFDAGEGTKILANSLGFVGEVRRSSCSLSVAPIAEQNGAKQRDYWYAVARGPSDLEPPETVGRRAAERTLRRLGARKAATGRYPVVFEPKTARSLLGHILEAVSGEAVYREASFLTGALGREVAVPALTLVDDGCQPAALGSAPFDAEGVPTRRTVILGEGRLQSYLLNSYAARKLNLATTGNAARGLAAAPGVSCGNLTMEPGKQSPEEIIAAIPQGLYVTELIGFGVNAVTGDYSRGASGLWIENGQLAYPVEEITVAGNLKEMLRQVAAIGNDLEFRGAVNAPTIRIDGLTIAGR, from the coding sequence GTGAAAGACCTTGCTGAACGCGTCGTCGCCGAGGCGGCTCGCCGCGGCGCGACGGCGGCCGAGTGTGTCATCCGCTATGGGCGCGAGCTGTCGGTCAACGTGCGCCTGGGCGAAGTCGAATCCATCAAACAGGCCGAAGGCAAAGCCCTGGGTATACGCATCTTCAAGGGCCAGCAAGCGGGAGTGACACACAGTTCCGACTTGGCCTGGCCGGCGGTGAGCGCCATGCTCGACGCCGCGCTGGCGATCGCCGAAGCCAGCTCACCGGATCCCTTTGCGGGCCTGCCGCGGGCGGAGGACCTGGGCCGGCGTGAGGGCGACCTGCAGTTGTACGATCCCGCCGTGCTGGCGGTCACCGCCGATGAAGCGCTCGATTTGGCGCGCCGCGCTGAACGGGCCGCGCTCGCCTGCGATGCGCGCCTGACGAACTCGAACGGCGCCAGCTTCGACGCCGGAGAAGGGACGAAAATTCTGGCGAACTCGCTGGGTTTCGTGGGCGAAGTACGACGCAGCTCCTGCTCGCTCAGCGTAGCGCCGATTGCGGAGCAGAACGGCGCCAAGCAGCGCGATTATTGGTACGCGGTGGCGCGTGGACCTTCGGATCTGGAACCGCCGGAAACCGTGGGCCGCCGCGCCGCGGAGCGGACGTTGCGCCGCCTGGGAGCGCGCAAAGCCGCCACCGGGCGCTATCCGGTAGTGTTTGAGCCAAAGACGGCCCGTAGCCTGCTCGGCCACATTCTCGAAGCGGTGAGCGGCGAGGCGGTCTATCGCGAGGCCAGCTTCCTGACGGGTGCGCTGGGCCGGGAAGTGGCCGTGCCCGCGCTGACGCTGGTAGATGACGGCTGCCAGCCGGCGGCGCTGGGTTCAGCGCCGTTTGACGCCGAAGGCGTGCCCACGCGGCGCACGGTGATCCTGGGCGAGGGCCGGCTGCAATCCTATTTGCTCAACAGTTACGCCGCGCGCAAGCTGAATCTGGCGACCACGGGCAACGCCGCCCGGGGTCTGGCCGCGGCGCCCGGCGTAAGCTGCGGGAATTTGACGATGGAGCCGGGCAAGCAATCGCCGGAAGAGATTATCGCCGCCATTCCGCAGGGGCTGTATGTTACCGAACTTATCGGCTTCGGCGTGAACGCGGTTACGGGCGACTACTCGCGCGGCGCCAGTGGCCTCTGGATCGAAAACGGCCAGCTCGCGTATCCGGTGGAAGAAATCACGGTGGCCGGCAACTTGAAGGAGATGCTGCGGCAGGTGGCGGCGATCGGCAACGATCTCGAGTTCCGGGGCGCGGTGAATGCGCCCACCATCCGCATCGATGGCCTGACCATCGCCGGGCGGTAA
- a CDS encoding type II toxin-antitoxin system prevent-host-death family antitoxin — protein sequence MEVSVAEAKNSLPRLLHAVENGEKVVITRRGRPVVQLTRVPSRRKVKFGSMRGRIHLKPGWDAPITEEQFMRGRW from the coding sequence ATGGAAGTCAGCGTAGCCGAAGCAAAAAACAGCCTGCCCAGGCTCCTCCACGCAGTGGAAAACGGCGAGAAAGTCGTGATCACCCGTCGCGGGAGGCCGGTCGTGCAGTTAACGCGGGTTCCGTCGCGGCGTAAAGTCAAATTCGGGTCGATGCGGGGGCGGATCCACTTGAAGCCGGGCTGGGATGCGCCGATCACTGAGGAACAGTTCATGCGCGGGCGCTGGTGA
- a CDS encoding 4-hydroxy-tetrahydrodipicolinate synthase, producing MDNPFRGCGTALITPFDRDQSLDEGALTMHLRWQIEQGIDFLVPCGTTGETPALSEAEHFRVIELALEAASDAPRRVPVLAGAGSNGTAHAVELARKVEAAGADGALVVAPYYNKPTQEGLFQHFSAVASAVKIPVVLYNVPGRTSSNIEATTALRLAEAHANIVAVKEASGNLAQISHIIAGARAGFDVLSGDDALTFAILALGGQGLVSVASNAVPAAMVQLVAAARTGDRKAARELHYRYLPFMEVIFCETSPGPIKFVLTHMGRCREMYRLPMIPVQAASRTKIERVLQALGL from the coding sequence ATGGACAATCCCTTCCGGGGCTGTGGCACGGCGCTCATCACGCCGTTTGATCGGGACCAATCGCTCGACGAGGGCGCGCTTACGATGCATTTGCGGTGGCAAATTGAGCAGGGCATCGACTTTCTCGTGCCCTGCGGCACTACGGGCGAAACACCGGCACTTTCAGAAGCCGAGCACTTCCGCGTGATTGAGCTGGCGCTGGAAGCGGCCTCGGATGCTCCGCGCCGGGTGCCGGTGCTGGCGGGAGCGGGCAGCAACGGTACCGCGCACGCGGTCGAGCTGGCACGCAAGGTCGAAGCGGCGGGCGCCGATGGCGCACTGGTGGTGGCGCCGTATTACAACAAGCCGACGCAGGAGGGGCTGTTTCAGCATTTCTCCGCCGTCGCCAGCGCGGTGAAAATCCCGGTCGTGCTCTACAATGTGCCCGGCCGCACGTCCAGCAATATCGAGGCCACAACGGCGCTACGCCTAGCGGAGGCGCACGCGAACATCGTGGCGGTCAAAGAGGCTTCTGGAAATCTAGCGCAGATCAGCCACATCATTGCCGGCGCACGAGCGGGCTTTGACGTGCTTAGCGGCGATGACGCGCTCACGTTTGCCATTCTCGCGCTGGGAGGCCAGGGACTGGTCAGCGTGGCCTCGAACGCCGTGCCGGCGGCCATGGTCCAGCTGGTGGCGGCGGCCCGAACCGGCGACCGCAAAGCCGCGCGTGAACTGCACTACCGCTACCTGCCTTTCATGGAAGTCATTTTCTGCGAGACCTCGCCAGGCCCCATCAAATTCGTGCTGACGCACATGGGCCGGTGTCGGGAAATGTACCGGCTGCCCATGATTCCGGTGCAGGCCGCCAGCCGCACCAAAATCGAGCGCGTCCTGCAGGCACTGGGGCTCTAG
- a CDS encoding methylmalonyl-CoA mutase, which translates to MASTTHPPKQAEFTTISGVPVERVYTRADLPEGFDFKREVGEPGEPPYVRGIHETGYRGRLWTMRQFSGFATPEETNERYRYLLAQGQTGLSVAFDLPTLMGYDSDHAMAAGEVGKCGVAIDSIEDMERLFQGIRLEDVTTSMTINSPAAPIWAMFLVAAERQGADWKRVSGTLQNDILKEYIAQKEYIFPPAPSMRLVVDTIEFGARETPKFNPVSISGYHIREAGSTALQELAFTLRDGLEYVDWTLRRGLAIDDFAPRLSFFFNAHSDFFEEIAKYRAARKLWYRELTEHYGAKNPRSAKLRFHTQTAGVSLTAQQPYNNLTRVALQALAAVLGGTQSLHTNSLDEALALPTEEAVTLALRTQQIIAYETGVANTVDPLGGSWFVEKGTLEMENGARDYFRRIDEMGGMVAAVEQGFPQREIADASYRYQQALENGEKFMVGVNRFVTEEQPVPTLYIDETARQSQSAKLQALRQRRSSDAVQRNLSELRKVAATPSGNTMPAMLDCVRASCTLGEICDTLREVFGSYTETAIT; encoded by the coding sequence ATGGCATCGACAACGCATCCGCCGAAGCAGGCTGAATTTACGACCATTTCCGGGGTTCCGGTTGAGCGGGTGTACACGCGCGCGGATCTGCCGGAGGGCTTTGATTTCAAGCGCGAGGTGGGAGAGCCGGGCGAGCCGCCTTATGTGCGCGGCATTCATGAGACCGGCTACCGGGGGCGGCTGTGGACGATGCGGCAGTTCTCCGGGTTTGCGACGCCGGAGGAGACTAACGAACGCTATCGCTACCTGCTAGCGCAGGGGCAGACGGGTCTTTCGGTGGCCTTCGACCTGCCCACACTGATGGGCTACGACAGCGACCACGCCATGGCGGCCGGCGAGGTGGGCAAGTGCGGCGTGGCGATTGACTCCATCGAGGACATGGAGCGGTTGTTTCAGGGCATCCGGCTCGAAGACGTGACCACGTCGATGACCATCAATTCGCCGGCAGCGCCGATCTGGGCGATGTTCCTGGTGGCGGCCGAGCGCCAGGGGGCGGACTGGAAACGGGTTTCGGGCACCCTGCAGAACGACATCCTGAAGGAATACATCGCGCAGAAGGAATATATTTTTCCGCCGGCGCCGTCGATGCGGCTGGTAGTCGATACCATCGAGTTCGGGGCGCGCGAGACGCCGAAGTTCAATCCAGTATCGATCAGCGGCTATCACATCCGCGAGGCCGGCTCGACCGCGCTGCAGGAGCTGGCGTTCACGCTGCGCGACGGCCTGGAATATGTCGACTGGACGCTGCGGCGCGGCCTGGCGATTGACGATTTCGCGCCCCGGTTGTCGTTTTTCTTTAACGCTCACAGCGACTTTTTCGAAGAGATCGCGAAGTACCGCGCCGCGCGCAAGCTCTGGTATCGGGAATTGACCGAGCATTACGGGGCAAAGAATCCGCGCAGCGCCAAGCTGCGATTCCACACGCAGACCGCCGGTGTTTCGCTCACCGCGCAGCAGCCTTATAACAACCTCACCCGTGTGGCTCTCCAGGCGCTGGCGGCGGTGCTGGGCGGGACGCAATCGCTGCACACCAACTCGCTCGATGAGGCGCTGGCGCTGCCGACCGAAGAAGCGGTGACGCTGGCGCTGCGCACGCAGCAGATCATCGCCTACGAAACCGGCGTGGCCAACACGGTCGATCCCCTTGGCGGGTCATGGTTTGTGGAAAAGGGCACGCTGGAAATGGAAAACGGGGCGCGCGACTACTTCCGCCGCATTGACGAGATGGGCGGCATGGTGGCGGCGGTGGAGCAGGGCTTTCCGCAGCGCGAAATCGCCGACGCCAGTTATCGCTATCAGCAGGCTCTGGAAAACGGCGAAAAGTTCATGGTGGGCGTGAACCGTTTTGTGACCGAAGAGCAGCCGGTGCCGACGCTCTATATCGACGAGACGGCGCGGCAGAGCCAGTCGGCCAAGCTCCAAGCGCTGCGTCAGAGGCGGTCGAGCGACGCCGTGCAGCGCAACTTGAGCGAGTTGCGCAAAGTCGCGGCGACGCCCAGTGGCAACACCATGCCGGCGATGCTCGACTGCGTGCGCGCCTCCTGCACGCTGGGCGAGATCTGCGACACTTTGCGCGAGGTCTTCGGCAGCTATACTGAGACCGCGATTACCTAG
- a CDS encoding type II toxin-antitoxin system VapC family toxin, which yields MVNGYLLDTSVALWTLGQPERLTPSVRIAVDQGPAWLSVISYWEVAIKSAIGKLDVGPVEDWWRTLIADVGAEVLPLQSGHVATISRLPLLHRDPFDRALIGQAIAEDLELLSPDRMMAKYEAAGLKLLR from the coding sequence CTGGTGAACGGATATTTGCTGGACACCTCCGTGGCGCTGTGGACGCTGGGGCAGCCCGAGCGGCTTACTCCGTCCGTGCGCATCGCTGTCGACCAGGGTCCCGCGTGGTTGAGCGTGATCAGTTACTGGGAGGTCGCCATAAAGAGTGCAATAGGCAAGCTCGACGTAGGCCCCGTCGAGGACTGGTGGCGCACGCTCATCGCGGATGTAGGCGCGGAAGTGTTGCCGCTGCAGTCCGGGCACGTTGCTACGATTTCGCGGCTGCCCTTGCTGCACCGCGACCCGTTCGACCGCGCGCTCATCGGTCAGGCGATTGCCGAAGACCTGGAGTTGCTCAGTCCCGATCGCATGATGGCGAAATACGAGGCAGCGGGGCTGAAACTGCTGCGTTAA
- a CDS encoding GAF domain-containing protein yields MVQPAALPLADITSFMLEVSDLVSGTLDLDQVLGRVAEMVRRVVHYDIFAILLASERTHELRIRFSVGHLPEVVEKVRVKFGQGITGRAAELKQPLLINDVSQNPHYIPVLADIRSELAVPILWKGNCIGVIDIQAPELNAFSEAHLQALVLVASRIANAIENAKLYRNAVQREKTLSLLNDISREMTSILSLDDLLQHTAEMVRRVIEYQLFSVLLVNAAGDKLEHRLSVKMGEHIQIRRDIPIGQGITGAAMEMRKPVVVKDVREDPRYIPVNADARSELAVPLVYQDQVLGVLDLEHNRKGYYTERHARTISTLAAQMAIAMVNARLYEKVSRAERKMERDLHMAQEIQEHLLPARRPELEHLKIAARTVPARQLGGDLYDFIPYRGQRTAIAVGDVSGKGTGAALYGAVVSGILRTQALHHPRPAELLAALNQALLERQVESQFMTLIYALWSEQSRTLRIANSGLPYPIHVHAEGCTIIPAAGIPLGMLDTSQYEELSLRLPAGDMVVFVSDGITEFMNRSGEEYGRVRLEALLRRHRDEDPDAVLDAIFADSESFGNGLPAADDRTVVVLKSV; encoded by the coding sequence ATGGTCCAGCCTGCCGCCCTCCCGCTCGCCGACATAACCAGCTTCATGCTGGAGGTCAGCGATCTGGTCTCGGGCACGCTCGATCTGGATCAGGTCCTGGGCCGCGTCGCCGAGATGGTGCGGCGCGTCGTGCACTACGACATTTTCGCCATTCTGCTCGCCAGTGAGCGCACCCACGAGTTACGCATCCGCTTCTCGGTTGGCCATCTGCCCGAAGTCGTCGAAAAAGTCAGAGTCAAATTTGGCCAGGGCATCACCGGCCGCGCGGCCGAGCTGAAGCAGCCCTTGCTCATCAACGACGTGAGCCAGAATCCCCACTATATTCCGGTGCTGGCCGATATCCGCAGCGAACTGGCCGTGCCCATTCTCTGGAAAGGCAACTGCATTGGCGTCATCGACATTCAGGCGCCCGAACTGAATGCCTTTTCCGAAGCCCACCTGCAGGCGCTGGTGCTGGTCGCCAGCCGCATCGCCAACGCCATCGAAAACGCCAAGCTCTACCGCAACGCCGTGCAGCGGGAAAAAACACTCAGCCTGCTCAACGACATCAGCCGCGAGATGACCTCCATCCTCTCGTTGGACGACCTGCTGCAGCACACCGCCGAGATGGTGCGCCGGGTCATCGAATACCAGCTCTTCAGCGTTCTGCTGGTTAATGCCGCAGGGGACAAGCTGGAACACCGCCTTTCCGTCAAAATGGGCGAGCACATCCAGATCCGGCGCGACATTCCCATCGGTCAGGGGATTACCGGCGCAGCCATGGAAATGCGCAAGCCCGTGGTGGTGAAAGATGTGCGCGAAGACCCGCGCTATATCCCCGTCAATGCCGACGCCCGCAGCGAGCTGGCCGTCCCCTTGGTTTATCAGGATCAGGTGCTCGGCGTACTCGATCTGGAACACAACCGCAAGGGCTACTACACCGAGCGCCACGCTCGCACCATCAGCACTCTGGCCGCACAGATGGCGATCGCCATGGTGAACGCGCGCCTCTACGAAAAGGTCTCGCGCGCCGAGCGCAAGATGGAGCGCGACCTGCACATGGCGCAGGAAATTCAGGAGCATCTGCTGCCGGCGCGCCGCCCCGAGCTGGAACACCTCAAGATCGCGGCCCGCACCGTGCCCGCGCGCCAGCTCGGCGGTGACCTCTATGATTTCATTCCCTACCGCGGCCAGCGCACGGCCATCGCGGTCGGCGATGTGAGCGGCAAAGGTACCGGCGCGGCGCTCTACGGCGCCGTGGTGAGCGGCATCTTGCGCACCCAGGCGCTGCATCATCCCCGCCCGGCGGAGTTGCTCGCCGCGCTCAACCAGGCGCTGCTGGAGCGTCAGGTCGAGTCGCAGTTCATGACCCTCATTTACGCCCTCTGGTCGGAGCAGAGCCGCACCCTGCGGATCGCCAACTCCGGCCTGCCTTATCCCATCCATGTGCATGCCGAGGGCTGCACGATCATCCCCGCCGCCGGCATTCCGTTGGGCATGCTGGATACATCGCAATACGAGGAATTGTCGCTCCGCCTGCCCGCGGGGGACATGGTCGTGTTCGTCAGCGACGGCATTACCGAATTCATGAACCGCAGCGGGGAGGAATACGGCCGCGTCCGCCTCGAAGCCTTGCTGCGGCGCCACCGCGATGAGGACCCCGACGCCGTGCTGGATGCCATTTTTGCCGACTCCGAAAGTTTTGGCAATGGCCTGCCCGCGGCCGACGATCGCACCGTCGTAGTTCTGAAGTCGGTGTAG
- a CDS encoding 2,3,4,5-tetrahydropyridine-2,6-dicarboxylate N-succinyltransferase, translating into MPDLAAEILRLSALADLSAESTAARDAFEELKGQLNRGTVRAAEPSSDVWRVNTWVKQGILLGFRLGALKHHASSAPFTFFDKDTLPTRSFTLADQVRLVPGGTTVRDGAYLAPGVICMPPAYVNIGAWVGEGTMVDSHALVGSCAQIGRHVHLSAAAQVGGVLEPVNALPVVIEDDALIGGNCGIYEGTQIGAGAVLGAGVILTRSVAVYDLPRETIHRAEAGQPLRIPAGAVVVPGARRVSRGPDWGLSLATPVIVKYRDSKTDAAVELETWLR; encoded by the coding sequence ATGCCTGATCTGGCTGCGGAAATCCTTCGCCTAAGCGCGCTCGCCGACCTCAGCGCCGAAAGCACGGCGGCGCGCGATGCCTTTGAGGAGCTTAAGGGGCAGCTCAATCGCGGCACGGTGCGCGCCGCGGAGCCCTCGTCCGACGTATGGCGCGTGAATACGTGGGTGAAGCAAGGGATTCTGCTGGGCTTCCGTCTGGGCGCCCTGAAGCATCACGCCTCGTCCGCGCCGTTCACCTTTTTCGATAAGGACACACTGCCGACGCGCTCCTTTACGCTTGCGGATCAAGTGCGGCTCGTGCCGGGCGGCACCACCGTCCGTGATGGCGCCTATCTGGCGCCGGGCGTGATCTGCATGCCGCCCGCGTACGTTAATATCGGCGCCTGGGTTGGCGAGGGCACGATGGTCGATTCGCATGCGCTGGTGGGCTCGTGCGCGCAGATCGGACGGCATGTCCATCTCAGCGCCGCGGCGCAGGTGGGCGGCGTGCTGGAGCCGGTCAATGCGTTGCCGGTCGTCATCGAAGACGACGCCCTCATCGGCGGAAACTGCGGCATCTACGAAGGCACACAGATTGGCGCGGGCGCGGTGCTGGGCGCGGGCGTCATCCTCACGCGCTCGGTGGCGGTCTACGACCTGCCGCGCGAAACCATTCACCGCGCCGAGGCTGGGCAGCCGCTGCGCATTCCGGCCGGCGCCGTCGTTGTTCCCGGCGCGCGCCGCGTGAGCCGGGGGCCCGACTGGGGCCTGTCACTGGCTACACCGGTCATTGTCAAATACCGGGACAGCAAAACAGACGCTGCGGTCGAGCTCGAGACCTGGCTGCGCTAG